In the genome of Vibrio sp. 16, one region contains:
- a CDS encoding prepilin-type N-terminal cleavage/methylation domain-containing protein: protein MLGLAMKGYSLTEFVVVIIILSVIMVIGLPKFYSLNSQSTISALSKIKANTYNSVADKYTKPTLREDNLSSVFQ from the coding sequence ATGTTAGGGTTAGCGATGAAAGGATATTCTCTCACTGAGTTTGTCGTCGTTATTATTATTTTATCCGTTATCATGGTAATTGGCCTGCCAAAGTTTTATTCGCTTAATAGTCAGTCGACAATTAGTGCATTAAGCAAAATAAAAGCAAATACCTATAACTCCGTTGCGGATAAATATACCAAACCTACGTTGCGTGAAGATAATTTATCCTCAGTATTTCAATAA